The Thomasclavelia ramosa DSM 1402 genome includes a region encoding these proteins:
- a CDS encoding PTS sugar transporter subunit IIC gives MDKFSKFLEEKLMPIGQKINNIRFLQVIRMAMMPLIPFIIAGSFTLIVLNFPFIDKVLPAGFLEMVGNVLSPLSGTTLSLVAMFLAFLMGYNYAKTEEQKCEEVYAGITTLVAFLIVSPLSITVGEEVIGGVIPTTYMGSQGMFVALILCYLVAKVYCKILSSKLKIRLPDSVPPMVSSSFESLIPVIITLVLVCSINYCFTLTSFGNIHALVNEIIQKPLLLIGTGLPALLISQGLAQLLWFFGLHGDQIVGSVMDPILQTAGMENLSAYTAGDAVPYIITDQFRALFVMIAFMSLVIAILIVSKSNRLKGVGKVAVLPATFCISEPVVFGAPVVMNAMLFIPWVLSRPVFGLITWLFMKFGLCPYPTGVAIPWTTPPVLSGFLATNSIMGAVVQIICLAIGVLMFIPFVKMIDKTYHQEEIKTKEQ, from the coding sequence ATGGACAAGTTCAGCAAGTTTTTGGAAGAAAAGCTAATGCCAATTGGGCAGAAAATTAATAACATTAGATTTCTTCAAGTTATTAGAATGGCAATGATGCCGTTAATACCATTTATTATTGCCGGGTCATTTACATTAATTGTATTAAATTTCCCATTTATTGATAAGGTTTTACCAGCGGGCTTTTTAGAAATGGTGGGAAATGTTTTATCACCATTATCAGGGACAACTTTAAGTTTAGTGGCAATGTTTTTAGCATTTTTAATGGGGTATAACTATGCTAAAACAGAAGAACAAAAATGTGAGGAAGTATACGCGGGAATTACAACTTTAGTAGCTTTTTTGATTGTTTCACCATTATCAATAACAGTGGGTGAAGAAGTTATCGGAGGAGTTATTCCAACTACTTATATGGGTTCACAAGGAATGTTTGTGGCATTGATTTTATGTTACTTGGTGGCCAAAGTTTATTGCAAGATTTTAAGTAGTAAACTAAAAATAAGGTTACCGGATAGTGTACCACCAATGGTATCAAGTTCTTTTGAATCGTTAATTCCTGTAATTATTACATTAGTTTTAGTTTGCAGTATCAATTATTGTTTTACTTTAACATCATTTGGCAATATTCATGCTCTAGTCAATGAAATTATTCAAAAACCACTTTTATTAATTGGTACTGGATTACCAGCGTTATTGATTTCTCAAGGTCTTGCTCAGTTGCTTTGGTTTTTTGGATTACATGGAGATCAAATTGTTGGTTCCGTAATGGATCCAATTCTTCAAACAGCAGGAATGGAAAATTTGAGCGCTTATACTGCTGGTGATGCTGTTCCATATATAATTACTGATCAATTTAGAGCATTATTTGTTATGATTGCTTTTATGTCATTAGTTATTGCAATCTTAATCGTATCAAAAAGCAACCGATTAAAAGGAGTTGGAAAGGTAGCAGTTTTACCAGCAACTTTTTGTATTTCAGAACCCGTAGTATTTGGAGCACCAGTGGTCATGAATGCAATGCTATTTATTCCATGGGTTTTATCAAGACCAGTGTTTGGTCTGATAACCTGGCTATTTATGAAATTTGGATTATGTCCATATCCAACGGGAGTAGCAATACCATGGACAACACCACCAGTTTTATCAGGATTTTTAGCAACTAACTCGATCATGGGAGCAGTTGTACAAATAATTTGTCTAGCAATAGGAGTTTTGATGTTCATTCCATTTGTTAAAATGATTGACAAAACGTATCATCAAGAAGAAATTAAAACGAAGGAGCAATAA
- a CDS encoding glycoside hydrolase family 1 protein yields MKKLYRLPEGFKFGSSASAWQTEGWTGKKEHQRNFVDMMYLAEPERWFNGVGTIKSTDFYNRYEEDIKLMKELGIQVYRTSIDWSRFITDYETNEVDQDALRFYEKVIDCLIENGIEPMLCLEHWEIPEYVINKYGTWDNRKVMELFVGYSKKVMAAFHDKIKYWWTINEPAVVPNEAYLFGNIWPYEENTKKSVQMNYHRVLATSLLVEHHAKMGYQGKVGIILNPSPSYPKSMNNPKDIEAAKICDMFNYKQYTDPLINGKFDEAYFELLKKHECMFEYVKGDFEKIDDNKIEVVGINYYQPLRVRQRETAWNPDKPFIPTAYYETYSPRGIKMNFSRGWEIYPKGIYDMLKIIQNDYRNIECWITENGMGVMDEDKFKDASGQIQDSYRIEFLSDHMAWMLKAIDEGCDCRGFLNWTFTDNLSPVNAFRNRYGFVEIDMENNRNRRIKKSGDWVKELMRTRCFEAEDTEPEYK; encoded by the coding sequence ATGAAAAAGTTATATAGATTACCAGAAGGATTTAAATTTGGAAGTTCTGCTTCCGCTTGGCAAACAGAGGGATGGACAGGGAAAAAAGAACATCAACGTAATTTTGTCGATATGATGTATTTAGCTGAACCAGAAAGATGGTTTAATGGAGTTGGAACAATCAAGTCTACAGACTTTTATAATCGTTATGAAGAAGATATTAAATTAATGAAAGAATTAGGAATTCAAGTATATCGGACTTCAATAGATTGGTCACGCTTTATTACAGATTATGAAACTAATGAAGTTGATCAAGATGCATTAAGATTTTATGAAAAGGTAATTGATTGTTTAATTGAAAATGGAATTGAGCCAATGCTTTGTTTAGAACACTGGGAAATTCCTGAGTATGTTATTAATAAGTATGGGACATGGGATAATCGTAAGGTTATGGAATTGTTTGTAGGTTATAGTAAAAAAGTAATGGCGGCTTTTCATGATAAGATTAAATATTGGTGGACTATTAATGAACCTGCGGTAGTTCCTAACGAAGCATATTTATTTGGAAATATTTGGCCTTATGAAGAGAATACTAAAAAATCAGTACAAATGAATTATCATCGTGTTCTTGCAACTTCTTTATTAGTCGAGCACCATGCAAAAATGGGTTATCAGGGAAAAGTAGGAATAATCTTAAATCCGTCACCATCTTATCCAAAAAGTATGAATAATCCTAAAGATATTGAAGCAGCAAAAATTTGTGATATGTTTAATTATAAACAATATACTGACCCTTTGATAAATGGAAAGTTTGATGAAGCATATTTTGAATTATTAAAAAAACATGAGTGTATGTTTGAATATGTTAAAGGTGATTTTGAAAAGATTGATGATAATAAAATAGAAGTTGTTGGAATCAACTATTATCAGCCGTTACGGGTTCGACAAAGAGAAACGGCATGGAATCCAGATAAACCATTTATTCCAACTGCATATTATGAAACATATAGTCCACGAGGAATTAAAATGAATTTTTCAAGAGGATGGGAAATTTATCCTAAAGGAATTTATGATATGCTGAAGATCATTCAAAATGATTATCGAAATATTGAATGTTGGATTACTGAAAATGGTATGGGAGTAATGGATGAAGATAAGTTTAAGGATGCTAGCGGGCAAATTCAGGACAGCTATCGAATTGAATTTTTAAGTGACCATATGGCTTGGATGTTAAAAGCAATTGACGAAGGTTGTGATTGTCGGGGCTTTTTGAATTGGACGTTTACAGATAATCTTTCACCTGTTAATGCATTTAGAAATCGTTATGGGTTTGTGGAAATTGATATGGAAAATAATCGGAATCGGAGAATTAAAAAATCAGGCGATTGGGTAAAAGAATTAATGAGAACACGATGTTTTGAAGCTGAAGATACAGAACCTGAGTATAAATAA
- the hprK gene encoding HPr(Ser) kinase/phosphatase, protein MPKSITVGELLNNEHYVQVTGDEKSLERPIYVAEINRPGFELAGFFKHSDFRRIIIFGDKESAFINEMSEERQREIFPFLINDEVPCIIVAKGNECPAILIEIARKKDFPIFITESATGRVSIELTNILDEALAPETLIHGVFLNIYGKGVIIKGDSGIGKSEIALELVKRGHLLVADDAVELYHLGQSIVGKAPEVLTNLLEIRGIGVIDVSKMFGISSILDKDKVDLIIQLDRWVPSREYTRVGVEENDSTEEILGVKIPKIVVPVSSGRSMSVIIEAAVMNMRLREYGVDSSKEFVDRILKNIDKNKG, encoded by the coding sequence ATGCCAAAGTCAATTACAGTAGGTGAATTATTAAACAATGAGCATTATGTTCAGGTAACTGGAGATGAGAAATCTTTAGAGCGGCCAATTTATGTGGCTGAGATCAATCGACCTGGATTTGAATTAGCAGGATTTTTTAAACACAGCGATTTTCGACGAATTATAATTTTTGGAGATAAAGAGTCTGCATTTATTAATGAGATGTCGGAAGAAAGACAACGTGAAATATTCCCTTTCTTAATTAACGATGAAGTACCATGTATCATTGTTGCTAAAGGAAATGAATGTCCAGCAATCTTAATTGAGATTGCTCGAAAAAAAGATTTTCCAATTTTTATTACCGAATCAGCAACAGGACGTGTTTCAATTGAATTAACAAATATTCTTGACGAAGCACTGGCACCGGAAACACTGATTCATGGAGTCTTTTTGAATATTTACGGTAAAGGTGTTATTATCAAAGGTGATAGTGGTATCGGTAAATCTGAGATTGCTCTAGAATTAGTAAAAAGAGGACATTTATTAGTTGCCGATGATGCTGTTGAATTATATCATTTAGGACAAAGTATTGTGGGGAAAGCCCCAGAAGTATTAACTAATTTATTAGAAATTCGTGGAATTGGTGTTATTGATGTATCAAAGATGTTTGGAATTAGCTCAATTCTCGATAAAGATAAAGTTGATTTAATTATTCAATTAGATCGTTGGGTACCATCTCGTGAATATACACGAGTAGGGGTTGAAGAAAATGATTCAACTGAAGAAATCTTAGGTGTTAAGATTCCTAAAATTGTTGTACCTGTATCAAGTGGACGTAGTATGTCAGTAATTATCGAAGCTGCCGTAATGAATATGCGTTTACGTGAATACGGTGTTGATTCTAGCAAAGAATTCGTTGATCGTATTTTGAAGAATATCGATAAGAATAAGGGGTAA
- the lgt gene encoding prolipoprotein diacylglyceryl transferase: MTFFPDGKTFVQIGSFSIAWYAICIITGAFIAYKLGQYNFKKIGYNKEILSDYFFGLMITGVLGARLWYVIFMWNELYAENPLEIIMFRHGGLAIQGGIFVGLIFSWWYFKKHKIDFMVAADAIMPGVLIAQALGRWGNFFNQEAYGGMVSLDFLKSLHLPNFIIEGMHINGYYYHPTFLYESIANIVGFLLIYFVIRKIQTKQGEQFFSYFIWYGIFRFFIEGLRTDSLYVMGLRTAQLVSIVFVIVGIAGYIYCKKYGKPAIKA, translated from the coding sequence ATGACTTTTTTTCCAGATGGTAAGACATTCGTTCAAATCGGTTCTTTTTCCATTGCTTGGTATGCAATTTGTATTATTACCGGAGCTTTTATTGCATATAAACTAGGACAATATAATTTCAAAAAAATCGGTTATAATAAAGAGATTCTTTCAGACTATTTCTTTGGTTTAATGATTACTGGAGTTTTAGGAGCTCGATTATGGTATGTAATCTTTATGTGGAACGAATTATATGCTGAAAATCCACTTGAGATCATTATGTTTCGTCATGGTGGTTTAGCGATTCAAGGTGGGATTTTTGTTGGCTTGATTTTTAGCTGGTGGTATTTTAAGAAACATAAAATTGATTTCATGGTTGCAGCTGATGCAATTATGCCAGGTGTTTTAATTGCTCAGGCACTGGGACGGTGGGGAAACTTTTTCAACCAGGAAGCATATGGTGGAATGGTTAGTCTAGATTTCCTTAAATCATTGCATTTACCAAACTTTATTATTGAAGGAATGCATATCAATGGATATTACTATCATCCAACCTTTTTATATGAGTCTATTGCTAATATCGTAGGATTTTTATTAATCTATTTTGTGATTAGGAAGATCCAAACAAAACAAGGTGAACAATTCTTTAGTTATTTTATTTGGTATGGAATCTTTAGATTCTTTATTGAAGGACTTCGTACTGATAGCTTATATGTAATGGGTCTACGGACGGCACAATTAGTTTCCATTGTTTTTGTAATCGTTGGAATTGCAGGATATATATATTGTAAAAAATATGGTAAACCGGCGATAAAAGCGTAA
- a CDS encoding GntR family transcriptional regulator has product MKLKYDVGDKPLWAQLFDILLDRIVSKEYNAGDKMPTDLEIMQEFDVSRMTVRQAMNKLINEGYIERRRGKGTIVLEKENKVETILKSSFNGVLEKNDIKNRRVLNVEMVNAGQEIADFFNITTKDKVLRLVREIRINNMVVSIHETFLNPIVPLDEQGDYSGSLYEKLMGAGYGISNVKEKISASLMNQKQKELFEIKGDEAMINRQRRGFCHDFPVEFTNSMYLSQGYELIIDLCE; this is encoded by the coding sequence ATGAAATTAAAATATGATGTTGGAGATAAACCATTATGGGCTCAATTATTCGATATTCTTTTAGATAGAATTGTTTCAAAAGAATATAATGCTGGTGATAAAATGCCAACAGATCTAGAAATAATGCAGGAATTTGATGTTTCTCGAATGACTGTTCGTCAAGCTATGAATAAATTGATTAATGAAGGCTATATAGAGCGACGAAGAGGAAAAGGGACGATTGTTTTAGAAAAGGAAAACAAAGTAGAGACTATTCTAAAATCTTCATTTAATGGTGTGTTAGAAAAAAATGATATAAAGAATCGTCGGGTTTTAAATGTTGAAATGGTAAATGCTGGTCAAGAAATTGCAGATTTTTTTAATATTACAACTAAAGATAAAGTATTACGATTAGTTAGAGAAATCCGTATTAATAATATGGTTGTTTCAATTCACGAGACTTTTTTAAATCCTATTGTCCCTTTAGATGAACAGGGAGATTATAGTGGTTCTCTGTATGAAAAACTTATGGGTGCAGGGTATGGAATTAGTAATGTAAAGGAAAAAATAAGTGCTAGCTTAATGAATCAAAAACAGAAAGAACTATTTGAAATTAAAGGTGATGAAGCAATGATTAATAGGCAAAGGCGAGGATTTTGTCATGACTTTCCAGTTGAATTTACTAATTCTATGTATCTTTCACAAGGGTATGAATTAATTATTGATTTATGTGAGTAG
- the uvrA gene encoding excinuclease ABC subunit UvrA produces MEHDKLVIKGARENNLKNIDIEIPKNKLVIMTGLSGSGKTSLAFDTIYAEGQRRYVESLSAYARQFLGNMEKPDVDSIEGLSPAIAIDQKTTSNNPRSTVGTVTEIFDYLRLLYARIGKAYCPEHGIVIESQTIKQMADTIDKYPDGSKLQVLARVVKNQKGTFKDLFEDLLKDGYIRVQVDGEVKLLDEGIELDKNKKHNIDVVIDRIIKKEGYRSRLIDSLEVGLKLTGGEVVVANLSDGSEALFSEHLACPECGFSVPKLEPRLFSFNNPLGACPDCRGLGIKNEVDDDLLIPNWDLSINQGGIRYFKTSVGTDRIEWQRFLILCKTYKIDLDKPLKDFTKKELRIILEGSDKPISYEIVSSSGNVSKTNRPIEGVKTLIKRRFEETTSSWSKEWYASFMAEHTCPTCGGRRLNDQVLSVRVGGLNISEFTDMSIEKALKFVDELKLNEYEAKIANLVLKEIKDRLGFLNDVGLGYLTLSRKAGGLSGGEAQRIRLATQIGSRLTGVLYVLDEPSIGLHQRDNDKLIATLQNIRDLGNSVLVVEHDEDTMRASDFIVDIGPGAGVHGGEVIVAGTPQEVMDCKKSITGQYLSGRLKIDVPKKRRKGNGNFIQVKGAAANNLKNINVKFPLGCMSVVTGVSGSGKSTLVNEIMGKAMMARIYRSKEKPGKHKDILGLENIDKVIEVSQDPIGRTPRSNPVTYTGVFDDIRDLFAQTNEAKMRGYDKGRFSFNVKGGRCEACQGDGLKRISMHFLPDVYVPCEQCGGKRYNEETLQVTYKDKNIYDVLEMTIEDAVEFFGNLPKIKTKLQTLNDVGLGYIKLGQSATTLSGGEAQRVKLASELQKKATGKTVYILDEPTTGLHSNDVAKLIEVLQRIVDQGDTVIIIEHNLDVIKVADYIVDLGPEGGDGGGTIVVAGTPEKVAKCEASYTGSFLKKML; encoded by the coding sequence ATGGAACATGATAAACTAGTCATTAAAGGGGCTAGAGAGAATAACTTAAAAAATATTGATATCGAGATTCCAAAAAATAAATTAGTTATTATGACGGGATTATCTGGTTCAGGAAAAACATCGCTGGCATTTGATACAATCTATGCCGAAGGACAGCGGCGTTATGTGGAATCGTTAAGTGCTTATGCACGCCAGTTCTTAGGAAACATGGAAAAACCGGATGTTGATAGTATTGAAGGTTTGTCACCGGCAATTGCAATTGATCAAAAAACAACATCAAATAATCCGCGTTCAACGGTAGGGACGGTTACTGAAATTTTTGACTATTTAAGATTACTTTATGCGCGTATTGGTAAGGCATACTGTCCAGAGCATGGAATCGTGATTGAATCGCAGACAATCAAACAAATGGCTGATACAATTGATAAATATCCAGATGGTAGTAAATTACAAGTATTAGCACGAGTAGTAAAGAATCAAAAAGGTACTTTTAAGGATTTATTTGAGGATTTATTGAAAGATGGTTATATTCGAGTTCAAGTTGATGGTGAAGTTAAACTATTAGATGAAGGAATTGAACTTGATAAAAATAAGAAACATAACATTGATGTCGTAATTGACCGAATTATCAAAAAAGAAGGTTATCGTAGTCGTTTGATTGATTCACTTGAAGTAGGTTTAAAACTAACAGGTGGAGAAGTAGTTGTAGCTAATTTAAGTGATGGCAGTGAAGCTTTATTTTCTGAGCATTTAGCTTGTCCAGAGTGTGGTTTTAGTGTTCCTAAACTAGAACCAAGATTATTCTCATTTAATAATCCACTAGGAGCTTGTCCGGATTGTCGCGGTTTGGGAATAAAAAATGAAGTTGATGATGATTTATTGATTCCTAATTGGGATTTGAGCATAAATCAAGGTGGAATTAGATATTTTAAAACTTCAGTAGGAACTGACCGAATTGAATGGCAGCGCTTTTTGATCCTATGTAAAACATATAAGATTGATTTAGATAAACCATTGAAAGACTTTACTAAAAAAGAATTAAGAATTATCTTAGAAGGCTCAGATAAACCAATTTCTTATGAGATTGTTTCTAGTAGTGGTAATGTTTCTAAAACTAATCGTCCTATTGAAGGTGTTAAAACATTGATTAAACGTCGTTTTGAAGAAACGACTTCTTCTTGGTCAAAAGAATGGTATGCTTCATTTATGGCTGAACATACGTGTCCAACTTGTGGAGGACGCAGATTAAATGATCAGGTTTTAAGCGTACGAGTAGGTGGCTTAAATATCAGTGAATTTACCGATATGTCAATTGAAAAAGCTTTAAAATTCGTTGATGAATTAAAATTAAATGAATATGAAGCGAAGATTGCTAATCTTGTTTTAAAAGAAATTAAAGACCGTTTAGGTTTCTTAAATGATGTTGGATTAGGATATTTAACATTATCTCGTAAAGCGGGTGGATTATCTGGTGGAGAAGCACAAAGAATTCGTTTAGCGACACAAATTGGTTCAAGATTAACTGGGGTTTTATATGTTCTAGATGAACCCTCTATTGGACTCCATCAGCGGGATAATGATAAGTTAATTGCCACTTTACAAAATATTCGTGATTTAGGTAATAGTGTTCTAGTTGTTGAACATGATGAAGACACGATGCGAGCAAGTGATTTTATTGTTGATATTGGACCGGGTGCAGGAGTGCATGGTGGTGAAGTAATTGTAGCTGGAACGCCACAAGAAGTAATGGATTGTAAAAAGTCAATTACGGGGCAGTATTTATCAGGTCGTTTAAAGATTGATGTGCCTAAAAAACGCCGTAAAGGAAATGGTAATTTTATTCAAGTAAAAGGTGCTGCTGCAAATAACTTAAAGAATATCAATGTTAAGTTTCCATTAGGATGTATGTCTGTGGTTACAGGGGTTTCTGGTAGTGGTAAAAGTACTCTTGTAAATGAAATCATGGGTAAAGCAATGATGGCAAGAATTTATCGCTCGAAAGAAAAGCCCGGTAAACATAAGGATATTTTAGGATTAGAAAATATTGATAAAGTTATTGAGGTGAGCCAAGATCCAATTGGGAGAACACCACGTTCCAATCCGGTAACTTATACAGGAGTGTTTGATGATATCCGTGATTTATTTGCCCAAACAAATGAGGCTAAAATGCGTGGCTACGATAAAGGACGTTTTAGTTTCAATGTTAAAGGTGGACGGTGTGAAGCTTGTCAAGGTGATGGGTTAAAACGTATTTCAATGCACTTTTTACCAGATGTTTATGTTCCTTGTGAACAATGTGGCGGTAAACGCTATAATGAAGAAACATTGCAAGTTACTTATAAAGATAAGAATATTTATGATGTTTTAGAGATGACTATTGAAGATGCAGTGGAGTTCTTTGGAAACTTGCCAAAGATCAAAACTAAATTACAGACTTTAAATGATGTTGGACTAGGCTATATTAAGCTTGGTCAAAGTGCAACAACTTTATCTGGTGGGGAAGCTCAGCGGGTTAAGCTAGCAAGTGAATTACAAAAAAAAGCAACTGGGAAAACAGTTTATATTTTAGATGAACCAACAACTGGTCTACATAGCAATGATGTTGCTAAATTAATAGAGGTATTACAAAGAATTGTTGATCAAGGGGATACAGTCATTATAATTGAACATAATCTTGACGTTATTAAGGTAGCTGATTATATTGTTGATTTAGGTCCTGAAGGTGGCGATGGTGGTGGTACGATCGTTGTAGCTGGAACACCAGAAAAAGTCGCTAAATGTGAAGCAAGTTATACTGGAAGTTTTTTAAAGAAGATGTTATAG
- a CDS encoding class I mannose-6-phosphate isomerase, whose protein sequence is MSNYDNSPYIKINGYDNDAYSGYAQIDKKIKESLGNKKIVVVDCYLGINDRELLNVLIKKLTPAHVILSEDIFYDGKKLTEMMQVNLTEDRVRGVMYYGTIRDYVDEAKLAKIQKFVKNKEGIVLVYGFGASLITKGDLLIYADLTRWEIQLRYRAGLPNFKQSNYDEDPLIKNKRGYFIEWRIADKHKREIFEDIDLYLDTNCSNKPKMITGIAFRNALRSVCNQPFRLVPYFDPGVWGGQWMKEVCNLDKSKSNYAWSFDGVPEENSINLKFGDIVIATPALNVVMYQAIELLGAKNYARFGAEFPIRFDLLDTMGGGNLSLQVHPTTEYIKSHFGMPYTQDESYYILDCDGGGVYLGLKENINSDEFINDLERANEGNQSFDADKYINFFPAKKHDHFLIPAGTIHCSSANCVVLEVSATPYIFTFKLWDWDRVGLDGKPRPIHVEDGKKVIDYQRTTTWVESNLVNNFTEIEKSDEYTEVKTGLHELEFIETRVITTKQKIYQQTNKSVVMMNLVAGESAVIKSPKNKFEPYTVHYAETFIVPAQVGEFTIEPFDKNEIKVLKAYVRN, encoded by the coding sequence ATGAGTAATTATGATAATAGCCCCTATATCAAAATAAATGGCTATGACAACGATGCATATTCTGGATATGCGCAGATTGATAAGAAAATTAAAGAATCTTTAGGAAATAAAAAGATAGTTGTTGTAGATTGTTATTTGGGAATTAATGATCGTGAATTATTAAATGTATTGATAAAAAAATTGACTCCAGCACACGTAATTTTAAGTGAAGATATCTTTTATGATGGTAAAAAATTGACAGAAATGATGCAGGTGAATCTAACTGAAGATCGTGTTAGGGGAGTAATGTATTATGGAACTATTAGAGATTATGTTGATGAAGCTAAGCTGGCTAAGATACAAAAGTTTGTTAAAAATAAAGAAGGAATAGTTCTTGTATACGGTTTTGGGGCAAGTCTAATTACTAAAGGTGATTTATTAATATATGCAGACCTAACACGATGGGAAATTCAATTAAGATATCGGGCTGGATTACCTAATTTTAAACAAAGTAATTATGATGAAGATCCTCTAATAAAAAATAAGCGTGGTTATTTTATTGAGTGGCGAATTGCCGATAAGCATAAACGAGAGATTTTTGAAGATATTGATTTATATCTAGACACTAATTGCAGTAATAAACCTAAAATGATTACTGGTATTGCGTTTCGAAATGCATTAAGAAGTGTTTGCAATCAACCATTTCGTCTAGTACCATATTTTGATCCAGGGGTTTGGGGAGGACAATGGATGAAAGAGGTTTGTAATTTAGATAAAAGTAAATCTAATTATGCTTGGAGTTTTGATGGGGTTCCAGAGGAGAATAGTATTAATTTGAAGTTTGGCGATATTGTTATTGCAACCCCAGCTTTAAATGTTGTTATGTATCAAGCTATAGAGCTTTTAGGAGCAAAAAATTATGCTCGTTTTGGGGCAGAGTTTCCAATTAGATTTGATCTTCTTGATACAATGGGTGGAGGAAATTTAAGCTTACAAGTACACCCAACAACTGAATATATCAAGAGCCATTTTGGAATGCCTTATACGCAAGATGAAAGCTACTATATCCTTGATTGTGATGGAGGTGGAGTATATTTAGGTTTAAAAGAGAATATTAATTCAGACGAATTTATTAACGATTTAGAAAGAGCTAATGAGGGTAATCAAAGTTTTGATGCCGATAAGTATATTAATTTTTTTCCAGCAAAAAAGCATGATCATTTCTTAATTCCAGCAGGAACAATTCATTGTTCTTCGGCTAATTGTGTAGTCTTGGAAGTAAGTGCTACACCATATATTTTTACTTTTAAATTATGGGATTGGGATCGTGTAGGATTAGATGGTAAACCACGCCCGATTCATGTTGAAGATGGAAAGAAGGTAATTGATTATCAAAGAACAACTACTTGGGTAGAATCCAATTTGGTAAATAATTTTACAGAAATTGAAAAGAGTGATGAATATACAGAAGTTAAAACCGGATTACATGAATTAGAATTTATTGAAACACGAGTTATTACAACTAAACAAAAGATTTATCAACAAACTAATAAAAGTGTGGTAATGATGAATTTAGTTGCTGGGGAAAGTGCAGTAATTAAAAGTCCTAAAAATAAGTTTGAGCCATATACAGTGCATTATGCGGAAACTTTTATTGTACCAGCTCAAGTAGGTGAGTTTACTATTGAACCGTTTGATAAAAATGAAATAAAAGTATTAAAAGCATATGTTAGAAACTGA